A genomic stretch from Thalassophryne amazonica chromosome 18, fThaAma1.1, whole genome shotgun sequence includes:
- the ndufb8 gene encoding NADH dehydrogenase [ubiquinone] 1 beta subcomplex subunit 8, mitochondrial — protein MAGVGFRRWAQALSKYKRPGISSLLSGCRAASMLSKENLPGAYPKTPEERAAAAKKYNLTLEDYNPYPDDGMGFGDYPKLPDRSQHERDPWYQWDEPDLRRNWGEPMHYFFDMYMRLRVDTSPTAVPWSSMCKQLFGFIGFMLFMFYVGEKFPAYQPVAPKQYPYNNLYLERGGDPEKQPEEVKNYEI, from the exons ATGGCTGGTGTTGGCTTCCGACGCTGGGCTCAAGCGCTCTCTAAATACAAACGACCTGGTATTTCATCGCTCCTGTCGGGATGCAGAGCGG CCTCGATGTTATCGAAAGAAAATCTTCCTGGTGCTTACCCAAAGACTCCAGAGGAGCGAGCTgctgctgcaaagaagtacaACCTCACTTTGGAGGACTATAATCCGTATCCCGATGATGGAATGGG CTTTGGTGATTATCCAAAGCTACCAGATAGATCTCAGCATGAGAGAGACCCGTGGTATCAGTGGGACGAGCCTGACCTGAGGAGGAACTGGGGTGAGCCG ATGCACTATTTTTTTGACATGTACATGAGGCTCCGTGTGGATACATCACCCACTGCCGTGCCCTGGTCCAGTATGTGCAAACAGCTGTTTGGTTTCATTGGGTTCATGCTGTTTATGTTCTATGTTGGGGAGAAATTTCCAGCATATCAGCCAGTG GCTCCGAAACAATACCCCTACAACAACCTGTActtggagagaggaggagatcctGAAAAACAACCAGAGGAAGTCAAAAATTATGAAATCTAA